A genomic window from Nicotiana sylvestris chromosome 11, ASM39365v2, whole genome shotgun sequence includes:
- the LOC138881555 gene encoding transcription repressor OFP11-like, protein MSSKNKKKWNCTKLFITSTGTGCGCGKPKLSDIIQPDPKPKPKTTIKTNPHTTISQSSSNSIDYDNNNNNNEEEDQITSTTFSINTDSLSPHDSKMVSPCPKIVGSVAVVKNSDDPFQDFRQSMLQMILEKEIYKQDDLHELLNCFLELNSPSHHDIIIQAFMEICNNGKSSPLLLQPQSSPPSKPS, encoded by the coding sequence ATGTCttcaaaaaacaagaaaaaatggAACTGCACCAAACTATTCATCACCTCCACTGGAACAGGATGTGGTTGTGGCAAACCCAAGTTATCCGATATTATACAACCAGATCCTAAACCAAAACCCAAAACCACCATTAAAACAAATCCACACACCACTATTTCTCAATCTTCTTCAAATTCCATAGAttatgataataataataataataatgaagaGGAAGATCAAATAACTTCCActacattttccatcaacacTGATTCATTATCTCCACATGATTCCAAAATGGTCAGCCCTTGTCCTAAAATCGTCGGAAGTGTCGCCGTCGTCAAGAATTCCGACGACCCTTTTCAGGATTTCCGGCAATCTATGTTGCAAATGATTTTGGAGAAGGAAATATACAAACAAGATGATTTGCATGAGCTTTTGAACTGTTTTTTGGAGCTGAATTCTCCTTCTCACCATGATATTATTATTCAAGCTTTTATGGAGATTTGTAATAATGGGAAATCTTCTCCTCTTCTTCTCCAACCACAGTCGTCACCGCCATCAAAACCTAGctaa